The following proteins are encoded in a genomic region of Glycine soja cultivar W05 chromosome 17, ASM419377v2, whole genome shotgun sequence:
- the LOC114393887 gene encoding uncharacterized protein LOC114393887, whose translation MAPRSFLLALLSLLLTQSESAPQAFKREPGHPQWHHGAFHDVRDSVRSDVRRMLHSRAEVPFQVPLEVNVVLIGFSGDGGYRYNIDAHRLEQFLKTSFPVHRPSCLETGELLDIEHHMVYNAFPAGQPELIALEKELKGAMVPAGKARETEFGREVPLFEVEATAVEPIFQRLYSYIFDMDSVGSSVTEMDRPVPSAIFIVNFDKVRVDPRNKEVNLDSSLYEKIPDLTEEDMKRQEGDYIYRYRYNGGGATQVWLSSGRFVVIDLSAGPCTYGKIEAEEGSVCSRTLPRLQNVIRPSSSSTTSHQSSNDIFLGQLASLVSTTVEHVIAPDVRFETVDLTSRLLVPIIVLQNHNRYNIMEKGHNYSINIEEIEAEVKSMLHDGQELVIIGGVHSLHRHEKLAIAVSKAMRGHSLQETKNDGRFHVHTKTYLDGAILKEEMERSADVLAAGLLEVSDPSLSSKYFLRQNWMDEPEGSTDSILKHKSLWDSYNSKYSQKRRKKVKKQGDLQPTYGTRVIPVFVLSLADVDPNLMMEDESMVWTSKDVVIVLEHQNKKIPLSYVSETQRRHALPSQAQRHILAGLASVVGGLSAPYEKASHVHERPVVNWLWAAGCHPFGPFSNTSHISQMLLDVALRNSIYARVDSVLHKIRDTSETVQTFVAEYLKTPLGEPVKGKKEKSNTELWLEKFYKKTTNLPEPFPHELVDRIEKYLDGLEELLVDMSSLLYDHRLQDAYLNSSDILQSTMFTEQYVDHVLTSERDNMRCCKIEYKYPVHSSQTYIYGGILIAGFVVYFVVIFFSSPVR comes from the exons ATGGCGCCTCGTTCATTCCTACTCGCCCTGCTGAGTCTCCTCTTGACTCAGTCCGAGTCGGCACCTCAAGCCTTCAAGAGAGAACCCGGTCACCCTCAGTGGCACCACGGAGCCTTCCACGACGTAAGAGACAGCGTCCGATCCGACGTTCGCCGCATGCTTCATTCTCGCGCTgag GTCCCGTTTCAAGTTCCGCTTGAAGTGAACGTGGTTCTGATTGGTTTTAGTGGAGACGGAGGCTACAGATACAACATCGATGCGCATCGATTGGAACAGTTTCTCAAAACTAGCTTTCCAGTTCACAGACCTTCGTGTTTGGAGACTGGGGAGCTGCTTGATATTGAGCATCACATGGTCTATAATGCGTTTCCT GCTGGACAGCCCGAACTGATAGCACTTGAGAAAGAGCTGAAAGGGGCAATGGTTCCTGCAGGAAAAGCAAGAGAG ACTGAATTTGGAAGGGAGGTACCTTTGTTTGAAGTTGAGGCAACAGCTGTGGAGCCAATATTTCAAAGGCTGTACTCCTACATATTTGACATGGACAGTGTGGGATCTTCTGTCACGGAGATGGATAGACCAGTGCCAAGTGCAATATTTATTGTAAACTTTGACAAG GTGAGAGTAGATCCTAGAAATAAGGAGGTCAATCTTGATAGTTCACTGTACGAGAAAATTCCCGACCTAACCGAGGAAGATATGAAAAGACAAGAAGGAGATTACATCTATCGTTATCGTTACAATGGTGGGGGTGCAACTCAAGTTTGGCTAAGCTCTGGCAG ATTTGTGGTGATTGACCTTTCAGCAGGGCCATGTACTTATGGTAAGATTGAAGCTGAAGAGGGAAGTGTCTGTTCTAGAACCCTGCCAAGATTACAAAATGTGATTCGTCCTAGTAGTTCGAGCACAACTTCTCATCAATCAAGCAATGATATTTTTCTTGGGCAGCTTGCTTCTTTGGTATCAACCACAGTGGAACATGTTATTGCACCTGATGTGAG GTTTGAAACTGTTGATCTTACTTCAAGACTGCTTGTACCAATAATTGTGTTGCAAAATCATAATCGATACAACATTATGGAAAAGGGTCACAATTACAGTATTAACATAGAAGAAATCGAGGCCGAG GTGAAAAGCATGCTTCACGATGGGCAAGAATTAGTAATTATTGGGGGTGTACATTCATTACATCGCCATGAGAAGCTGGCAATTGCTGTTTCAAAAGCTATGCGTGGACATTCCCTGCAGGAAACCAAAAATGATGGCCGTTTCCATGTTCATACCAAGACATATCTGGATGGTGCTATTTTAAAAGAA GAGATGGAACGTTCTGCTGATGTGCTTGCTGCTGGATTGCTTGAAGTGTCTGACCCATCTCTTTCAAGTAAATATTTCCTCCGCCAGAATTGGATGGATGAACCTGAAGGGTCAACTGATTCTATTCTTAAGCATAAGTCTCTCTGGGATTCTTATAACTCAAAATATAGCcagaaaaggagaaagaaagtaaagaaacaaGGGGATCTACAACCAACATATGGAACTAGAGTAATTCCTGT CTTTGTGCTATCACTGGCTGATGTTGATCCAAACCTTATGATGGAGGATGAAAGTATGGTATGGACAAGCAAAGATGTTGTAATTGTGCTTGAgcatcaaaataaaaagattcCTTTAAG TTACGTTTCGGAAACACAAAGAAGGCATGCTCTTCCATCTCAGGCACAGCGGCATATATTGGCTGGACTTGCCTCAGTTGTTGGTGGTTTAAGTGCGCCATATGAGAAGGCTTCTCATGTACATGAGAGGCCCGTTGTGAATTGGCTTTGGGCTGCTGGTTGTCATCCATTTGGACCATTCTCTAATACATCTCACATCAGTCAAATGCTCCTAGATGTTGCTTTG AGGAACTCAATATATGCCCGTGTGGATTCTGTGCTTCATAAAATTCGTGATACGTCAGAG ACTGTCCAAACTTTTGTAGCAGAGTATCTGAAAACTCCCCTTGGTGAACCAGtaaagggaaagaaagaaaagtcaaACACTGAACTGTGGTTAGAGAAGTTCTACAAGAAAACTACTAATTTGCCAGAACCCTTCCCACATGAATTAGTTGATCGCATAGAAAAATATCTGGAT GGCCTTGAGGAGCTGCTTGTTGATATGTCTTCACTGTTATATGATCATCGGTTACAGGATGCCTACTTGAACAGTTCAGATATTCTGCAGAGCACCATGTTCACTGAACA ATATGTTGATCATGTCTTGACCAGCGAGAGGGATAATATGAGATGTTGCAAAATTGAGTACAAATACCCGGTGCACTCCTCTCAAACTTATATATATGGGGGAATACTTATTGCTGGATTTGTTGTGTactttgttgtaatttttttctcatctcCGGTGCGCTGA
- the LOC114393891 gene encoding calcium-binding protein CP1-like produces MCPSGRTLLPSSVSDFRPAFDVLDADRDGKISRDDLRAFYAGVGGGGDDVIGAMMTVADTNKDGFVEYEEFERVVSAERKPVGYCGAMEDVFRVMDKDGDGKLSHHDLKTYMACAGFPATDNDINAMIRFGGGDQNGGVTFDGLLRILALDCSPAN; encoded by the coding sequence ATGTGCCCTTCCGGTCGCACCCTCCTCCCTTCCTCCGTCTCCGATTTCCGACCGGCATTCGACGTCCTCGATGCCGACCGCGACGGCAAAATCAGCCGCGACGACCTCCGCGCCTTCTACGCCGGAGTCGGCGGCGGAGGAGATGACGTGATCGGGGCAATGATGACAGTGGCTGACACCAATAAGGACGGGTTCGTGGAGTACGAGGAGTTCGAGCGCGTGGTCTCGGCGGAGAGAAAGCCCGTGGGGTACTGTGGGGCCATGGAGGACGTGTTCAGGGTCATGGACAAGGACGGCGACGGCAAGCTCAGCCACCATGATCTGAAGACTTACATGGCCTGCGCTGGTTTTCCGGCCACCGACAACGACATCAACGCCATGATCCGATTCGGCGGCGGCGACCAAAACGGCGGCGTTACGTTCGATGGTTTGCTTCGTATATTGGCGCTTGATTGTTCCCCCGCTAATTAA
- the LOC114393886 gene encoding DNA replication licensing factor MCM2-like gives MAPENPSTPDPESPTSPSVGFNTDQLPHTHTSHASQDDEASVDPDIVRDDIEEQPEEEEEDGEDLYNDNFLDDYKRMDEADQFESFGLDDSLEDDRDFDQIMQDRRAAEVELEARDGRASNRNKLPQLLHDQDTDDDNHRSSKRARADFRPSVASDDDFDGMQSSPGRSQRHSREDILMTDQTEDDRDDDDFDDGYEMYHVQGTLREWVTRDEVRRFIARKFKDFLLTYLNPKNEHRDKEYVWLINEMVSASKCSLEIDYKQFIYVHPNIAIWLADAPQSVLEVMEDVTKNVVFELHPNYRNIHQKIYVRITNLPVYDQIRNIRQIHLNTMIRIGGVVTRRSGVFPQLQQVKYDCNKCGAILGPFFQNSYSEVKVGSCPECQSKGPFTVNIEQTIYRNFQKLTLQESPGIVPAGRLPRYKEVILLNDLIDCARPGEEIEVTGVYTNNFDLSLNTKNGFPVFATVVEANYVTKKQDLFSAYKLTQEDIEEIENLAKDPRIGERIVKSIAPSIYGHDDIKTAIALAMFGGQEKNVEGKHRLRGDINVLLLGDPGTAKSQFLKYVEKTGQRAVYTTGKGASAVGLTAAVHKDPVTREWTLEGGALVLADKGICLIDEFDKMNDQDRVSIHEAMEQQSISISKAGIVTSLQARCSVIAAANPVGGRYDSSKTFSQNVELTDPIISRFDILCVVKDVVDPVTDEMLATFVVDSHFKSQPKGAKQDDKSFSEFQDIHASAMPADPEILPQQLLKKYITYAKLNIFPRLQDADMDKLSHVYAELRRESSHGQGVPIAVRHIESMIRMSEAHARMHLRQHVTQEDVDMAIRVLLESFISTQKFGVQKALQKSFRKYMTFKKDYNELLLYILRELVKNALHFEEIVTGSASGLTHIDVKVDDLYHKAQEHDIYDLKPFFNSSHFSRANFVLDEERRVIRHHLTR, from the exons atggcACCTGAAAACCCTTCAACGCCAGATCCCGAATCGCCAACCTCTCCTTCCGTTGGTTTCAACACCGACCAGCTTCCTCACACCCACACCAGCCATGCCTCCCAAGACGACGAGGCTTCCGTCGATCCCGATATCGTACGAGACGACATTGAAGAACAgcccgaggaagaagaagaagatggagaGGATCTTTACAATGACAATTTTTTGGA TGATTATAAGAGAATGGATGAGGCTGACCAGTTCGAATCGTTCGGGCTGGACGACTCGTTGGAAGACGACAGAGATTTTGATCAGATCATGCAAGATCGAAGGGCTGCGGAGGTTGAACTCGAGGCGCGCGATGGTCGCGCTTCCAATCGTAACAAGCTTCCCCAGCTTCTCCACGACCAGG ATACAGATGATGACAATCACAGGTCTTCTAAAAGGGCTCGAGCTGATTTTAGACCTTCTGTAGCAAGTGATGATGACTTTGATGGTATGCAAAGTTCACCTGGAAGGTCACAACGGCACTCAAGAGAGGATATTCTTATGACTGATCAAACGGAGGATGATCGAGATGAC gatgattttgatgatggatACGAGATGTATCATGTTCAAGGTACACTTAGAGAGTGGGTTACAAGAGATGAAGTGCGCCGCTTCATAGCCAGGAAATTCAAGGACTTCTTACTTACTTATCTTAATCCAAAAAATGAACATCGGGACAAGGAATATGTCTGGCTGATAAATGAGATGGTGTCag CTAGTAAGTGCAGTTTGGAGATAGATTACAAACAATTTATCTATGTTCATCCCAACATTGCCATTTGGCTAGCTGATGCCCCTCAATCTGTCTTAGAAGTAATGGAAGATGTTACGAAAAATGTTGTCTTTGAATTACATCCAAATTACAGGAATATACACCAAAAGATTTATGTGCGCATAACCAACTTGCCAGTTTATGATCAGATTCGAAATATAAG GCAGATCCACTTGAATACAATGATCCGAATTGGGGGAGTAGTAACCAGACGTTCTGGAGTTTTCCCCCAGTTGCAGCAGGTGAAGTATGACTGTAACAAATGCGGGGCAATTTTGGGGCCTTTTTTTCAGAATTCATATTCAGAGGTGAAAGTGGGATCCTGTCCTGAGTGTCAATCAAAAGGACCGTTCACTGTCAATATTGAACAG ACAATTTATAGGAATTTTCAGAAGCTTACCCTCCAAGAGAGTCCAGGGATAGTTCCTGCAGGTCGACTTCCAAGATACAAGGAAGTGATACTATTAAATGATCTGATTGATTGTGCACGCCCTGGAGAAGAAATT GAGGTCACAGGTGTTTATACCAATAATTTTGACTTATCcttaaacacaaaaaatggGTTTCCAGTGTTTGCCACTGTTGTTGAGGCAAATTATGTTACGAAAAAGCAAGACCTTTTTTCTGCCTACAAACTTACACAGGAAGACATAGAAGAGATTGAAAATTTGGCTAAAGACCCTCGAATTGGAGAAAGG ATTGTTAAGTCTATTGCTCCATCAATCTATGGTCATGATGACATAAAAACTGCAATAGCTTTAGCTATGTTTGGAGGTCAAGAAAAAAACGTGGAAGGAAAGCACCGCCTGCGGGGAGACATAAATGTTCTTCTTCTGGGTGATCCAGGGACAGCGAAGTCTCAGTTTCTCAA GTATGTTGAGAAAACTGGACAGAGAGCTGTATACACTACTGGTAAAGGGGCTTCTGCCGTGGGTCTTACAGCTGCCGTTCATAAGGATCCAGTCACAAGGGAGTGGACTCTTGAAGGGGGAGCACTTGTTCTAGCTGACAAAGGAATTTGTCTTATTGATGAGTTTGACAAGATGAATGATCAGGATAG GGTGAGTATCCATGAAGCCATGGAGCAGCAGAGTATAAGCATATCAAAAGCTGGAATTGTTACATCTCTTCAGGCACGCTGCTCTGTTATTGCTGCTGCAAATCCTGTTGGAGGAAG ATATGATTCCTCAAAAACATTCTCTCAAAATGTTGAATTGACAGATCCAATTATTTCTCGTTTTGATATCCTCTGTGTTGTGAag GATGTTGTTGATCCAGTCACTGATGAAATGCTTGCAACGTTTGTCGTTGACAGTCACTTCAAGTCACAACCCAAGGGTGCCAAGCAAGATGATAAGTCCTTTAGTGAGTTCCAAGATATCCATGCATCTGCCATGCCAGCTGATCCAGAG ATACTTCCTCAACAGCTACTGAAGAAGTACATTACATATGCCAAGTTGAATATTTTTCCAAGGTTACAAGATGCTGATATGGATAAACTGTCACATGTCTATGCCGAACTGCGGAGGGAATCTTCA CACGGACAAGGAGTCCCTATTGCTGTAAGGCACATTGAATCAATGATAAGGATGTCTGAAGCACATGCGAGAATGCATCTCAGGCAACATGTTACACAAGAGGATGTAGACATGGCAATTCGTGTTCTACTTGAATCATTCATTTCAACTCAAAAATTTGGGGTGCAGAAGGCTCTTCAGAAG AGCTTTAGAAAGTATATGACTTTCAAAAAGGACTACAATGAACTGCTCCTTTATATTCTTCGCGAGCTTGTAAAGAATGCTCTGcattttgaagaaattgtcaCCGGATCTGCTTCTGGTCTAACTCACATAGATGTCAAAGTAGATGATCTCTACCACAAG GctcaagagcatgatatttaTGATCTGAAACCATTCTTCAATAGCAGCCACTTTTCAAGGGCCAATTTTGTATTGGATGAAGAACGGAGAGTGATCAGACATCACCTTACCAGATGA
- the LOC114392268 gene encoding uncharacterized protein LOC114392268 → MKESQTPHKTHALARSSEKSNRRSQDSPNFNKAQRTSQNLTQFFRLCFLHIQFFMFIVAFIFCQIQTKCLNAALKSISEVPMNSSTISDTLYANRSEDATISLVEEGLKETLLPSDKIPSEKVIDEVGIVSIKCLYAYELESSMFPSTESEIAAIDLTNAKPKVFNSHNAAPQYKNLMDEITKYIIEDLYTNTVPEDFDRSYQLMSAKNRTVLLLFCTWLIGVLAIFFFTSDIHCPYRGPLPT, encoded by the exons ATGAAAGAATCTCAAACGCCTCACAAGACCCATGCTCTTGCTCGCTCATCGGAGAAGAGCAATCGCAGATCGCAGGATTCCCCAAACTTCAATAAGGCACAACGCACTTCGCAAAATCTTACTCAGTTTTTTCGGCTTTGCTTTCTACACATTcaatttttcatgtttattgtTGCTTTCATCTTTTGCCAGATTCAAACCAAATGTTTGAATGCTGCATTGAAATCCATTTCTGAAGTTCCTATGAATTCCTCCACAATATCCGACACTTTATACGCTAATCGCAGTGAAGACGCTACT ATCTCGTTGGTGGAAGAAGGTTTGAAGGAAACCTTGCTTCCGTCTGATAAAATACCGTCTGAAAAGGTCATCGATGAAGTAGGAATTGTTTCCATTAAATGTTTGTATGCCTATGAATTGGAAAGTTCCATGTTCCCTTCCACAGAGTCAGAGATTGCTGCTATTGATCTTACAAATGCAAAACCTAAGGTCTTCAACTCACACAATGCTGCACCTCAATATAAGAATCTTATGGATGAAATAACCAAATATATCATAGAAGATCTTTATACGAATACTGTGCCAGAAGACTTCGATCGGTCTTATCAATTGATGTCTGCAAAAAACCGAACGGTGTTGCTGTTGTTCTGCACTTGGCTTATTGGAGTGTTGGCTATATTTTTCTTCACTTCTGATATTCATTGCCCTTACCGTGGACCATTGCCGACTTGA
- the LOC114392007 gene encoding transcription factor bHLH148-like → MASSPSSSSSSSSSMVSNPVPNTDRSRDAKRRKKKAQLRQQLRQEDQSNPKWKSQAQQQIYSSKLRQALARVNLGSSAPPRRGKAVRDAADRVLAVTAKGRTRWSRAILTNRLKLKFTKHKRQRVTITTPPTRSKKPRVSVYRLKGKGSPGVQRKVRFLGRLVPGCRKEPLPVILEEAIDYIPALEMQVRAMSALFNLLSGGGAASTSAPPSSS, encoded by the coding sequence ATGGCATCGTCACCTTCATCATcatcgtcgtcgtcgtcgtctATGGTCTCAAATCCAGTTCCGAACACGGACCGGTCACGTGACGCGAAACGGAGGAAGAAGAAAGCGCAGCTGAGGCAGCAACTACGGCAAGAGGACCAGAGCAATCCCAAGTGGAAATCCCAAGCGCAGCAACAAATCTACTCCTCCAAGCTGCGCCAAGCCTTAGCCAGAGTTAACCTCGGGTCGTCGGCGCCGCCGCGCCGAGGCAAAGCCGTGCGCGACGCCGCCGACAGAGTCCTAGCCGTGACGGCCAAGGGGAGGACGCGCTGGAGCCGAGCCATCCTCACCAACCGGCTCAAGCTCAAGTTCACAAAACACAAGCGACAGAGAGTTACAATTACAACACCCCCAACCCGGTCAAAGAAACCCCGGGTCAGCGTTTACCGGCTGAAGGGGAAGGGTTCGCCGGGTGTGCAGAGAAAAGTGAGGTTTCTCGGACGCTTGGTTCCCGGTTGCCGAAAAGAACCGTTACCGGTTATTTTGGAAGAAGCCATTGATTACATACCCGCGCTTGAGATGCAGGTTCGAGCCATGAGCGCTCTCTTTAACCTTCTCTCCGGCGGCGGCGCCGCCTCCACTTCCGCGCCACCTAGCTCGTCATAG